The Triticum urartu cultivar G1812 chromosome 6, Tu2.1, whole genome shotgun sequence genome includes the window GTCTATTAGTATTTCGCTGGCCAGGATTTGATTGATGATCTCCAAGAGGGAGTTGTATGCTAGTTGGGTTTCAATCTTGCAAGTAATctatcccagtgatagaaagggaaaacTTGTAATATGTTATTTCCAGTAAGGATAAAGAGGTAGTTGCCTAGTTGTTTTGTTGGTGAACAAGAGGTAAAGATAATATACTGTTACATCATGTCACTTTGCTTAATGCAATGCTCTGTTTTTAGTCAATACTTAGACATGTATGTTGGATAGGGGTCTCGGGTGGATTATTAGATATAGATGCAGTTGGGTGATGGTTTATAGATACAACAACGTAATGCCTAAGCAATCATGACATGTATGTTCAATCATATACACTGCAATTTAATCGATGCACAACTATAATTTGTTCACCACCCCTATGCTATGTTTTCTAGAGAGATGCCACTAGTGATAGCATGGATCCCGGTCCTTTATTCCTCATAATCACAACTTTGATCactttattattatttttacaTTCTGAACATTCTTATTTTTTGTTCTACAATACATTTTCAAACACTTGATGCAATAATTCTTGTAACTAGCAAAGCTAGTGGGATTGAAACCTTGAGTTGCGAGGCAACATGGTTGTTAGCTCGGTCAACATGTCCCGTCGGGGACAGTTGGACGATACGTCAGGCCATCAGCCCCTAAAGTGGTTGTGCTATATGGTTAGTGCACCTGTTCAATGTGGGCTTCGTAGCTAGGTCGTGTGGTGTTGCAGCTCGAGATTGAACGATTGTATGTTGGGGTGGTGGCCCTAGAAGGTGGTGTCGGCTGAACACGTAGGGCACGATGGAGTGGTGGATGTCTAGGCGACGGTCCCGAGAGTTTAGCAACTTCTGGGTTCCAACTTAGTGTCATGTGGGTGACGAGGTTGCCTTCGATGTTGGTTGTCGGCATACCATTTGATGCAAGTGGCAAAATTCCTAGTGGAGTGCATGCTTTATCACTTCTGCAGGAGAGTCGGTGGCTGCTACTCCCATAACAATATAAAATATCAGTATAGGTTTGATATGATAGGTTCCGCCCGAGTGCTCGTATCGGTGTTTCACAATACCATGCCAATTGAGGTAGTACAACAAATCCGGATTTGATGCTCCCCTCAGGTATAGGATGTACCAGTTACATGTTAATTAAGAATATACTGCATATAAGCTATGATGTTTTCATGATACATAAACAATAAAAACTACTGCGCTAACTACAAGGTATTGTTAATTATCAGACGCATCACATTTTTCCATAATGGTTGAATTAATATGTTTTTGACTATAGAAACAAACCGCATAAAATATGTGTATCGATCGATGCAGAGGCCGGGTTTACCTCCTTTTCGGAAGAGAAGAAACAAACCATAGCTCTTTTTTGCAAGTAAATAACAGTACTGTTTCGTCTAAACAAACAATACCTTGGGATATGGTTCTAGTATACAACAAGATGAGctcctttatttatttattttttgcaaGCACACAATGGGCATATGTCTAGCTTGCTTACAAACTCCAGGCACATGTCTAGCTTGCTACTCGTACAAATGCTTAGCCCCATTCCCTGCCCATTATATTCCTTGCACTGCATCAATCTGAAGCTTGATTGCAGAAAAACTACTATGCTACACATGCAGGAGAGAGACACTTCTTGTTGCCGGTCTCCCCTTGTTCGATCTCTTCTTTTCACAAATTAAAGTGAGGGGTCCAAGGAAATGAGAGCCCAGGCAAAAAGCAGCACTTTTTGTGTAGTGTCATTGACCTTACCAGACTATATACACTTGGAAAGCCTCAGGAGACAAAATCATGGGCCTTAACGCCAAGAATGATGGCATCATATAGGCGTCTTTGTACTAGCTAGCTACCCTGATTAGCCTCCAgctctcaaacctttcatccctAGAGTCCCTTTGTCACTGAGACGATTTAGATGATACTGCTAATTCCATGTCATTTTGGCTTCTCTCTGTTGGATTTGCTTCTCGGTAAAGCGATGGTCTGCACTAATTACCTTCGTTAGGAAGTGATATTCTGCTCCTTTTTTGTACAGCGGTGCGGTAGAGTCCACCGGGGCAGCCAGCAGGTCTGCGTCCCGGCCCCCTTCTTGCCTTACCAACCAACCTGCAAGATGATGGCGGAATTGTTAGGGTATGTCGAGGAGGTACAATGATGGCGTCGCAGACATATCGGGAACAAAAGGGGAAAgcggaggggaaaccctagaaaTATTCTCTTGGTAGCCACTCAATCATGGGTGACCACACATGATTGGGTTAATTACCAACAACATCGGCGCACAACACGAACCACCATGTGGTCCTGTTCCTCATGGGAAGCAGCAAATAACCCACAAGAATATGCGTAGTATATGGTGTTCTAGCTATAGGAATGAGCGATCTGTCAGTCCTTGCCTGCCTGCTACGAATTTTTAGAAATACTCGCGCATTATGATCTTGAGTAGAGCCGCCATGTTAGTCAAGATTCCCCCGAATGCGTGGGGTTCTCTTCTCGGTTGCCGCCGACGTTTCTTTTTCTAGGTAGTATAGTACAGTAGTGGATTCATGCATTATTCACTTCCAGGGACGCATGTATGGAATTATGGATTCAGGGACTTGGCTTACCGGGTATAGTAGGCGGTGTTGGTGTTCATACACAatggcgagagagagagagagagatggctCTTTCAGTGATGTGGGTGACGAAAATGACGCCGGTGATTAGGACGAATTGCAACCACATGTAGAGTAGCTATATAGCTCGAAGAATATCTAGTGAAAACATCCCCGTGAGAAAGGCACGTAGGGCACTCGATATTGGTAGGAAACCTATCTAGCTGAAAGAGACAAGGTGGACTGTCGGTATCAGATCAAATTTCCCTTTGTAAAAGACGGTACCGTAGTGGGGTGCAGTAAACAAGTAGTAGTAGTGCATGTATTTAGACAAAGGATGATATCGTGTGTCGATTAATTTGGCTCCTACAGGCATGTTGCGTGTTGATTTCACAAGCAAGATTCTTTTCAGCCAGGTAAAATCACCAGCCATCTGATCGTGAACACCGTCAAGTTGGGATAGAACAGCAGCGGCACGAAAAGAGTTGCCCGGCCGGCACGGCGGCACCGGCCCGGCTATCCATCCCTCTCTCGGCCGCGATCTCCTCCCCCCAAGGACACGAGAAAAACGGCCACAAAAACCACCCACGCAGCCGCAGCCGAGGAGCAAAGCTACTGGATCATTCCTCCACCACCCCCCACGCCACACCCCCACTTGTTAAAAGGCTCCGCCGCTCCGCCCCCGCCCCTCTCCTCGCTCCCGCTATTTATCCGACGGCACCCTCCGCGCTTAAACCCCTCGCGCTCCGCCCACTCCACCACACcgccctcctccctcctcctgcTCCTCGCCCGCGGCGGCGTACGTCCTGCTGCTGCGCGCGCGCTCTAGCCTCGGTCCCTCCTTCGGTTCCATGGCGGAGGCTCTGGGGGCGCTGTGCCGCGGCGGAGGCTGGTCCTACGCGGCCATCTGGCGCTCCGACCGTCGCGACCCACGGTGAGTCATCACAGACCAACACGCATCGCCTCATGCGCCTGCTTCTTCTCCTAGATCTGCATCGCCTGGGTGGGTCTCTTGCTAGGTGTCTAGCTCCTGCCGGTAGCTCAGGAAAATTCTGGCTCTGTGTTTCTTCAGAAATTGTCCGTGCAACTTTACACCGCGGCGTTCATTTTCTCGGGATTTCCCATGGAGTGCGAGATCCCAGCATCAAACTTGCGTGACACTGCCTCTTGTTCTAAAAATgagaagaaaaaaatagaagcGCACATTGGGATCTCAAGCCTGAATTTGCATTTCCGTCTGCTTAAATACGGCCCCTTTTCTCCCGGCCGCTCTGACAAAGATAAAGGTTAAAAGAAAAGCTTATCTGAACTCTATAGTGTGCGTTATTCTGTATGCTCATTTCTTGCACTGTCAACAGGGATAGTACACGTACGTAGCTCTCAGGAACTTCCTTTAGGCAGCAAAGCAGTGCGTATCCCACTAGCAGTCCTCTCCTCTTGTAGCTATCCGATCTCTGCCTGTAAGCTGTAAGCACGTACGCGATACTGTGGGATTTTTTGGTCAAATCTTCTGAGGATATCTTTCTTTTAGGCACTGCAAAAAGTTAACCATCATCAGCCATTTTAATTGTACGTGTTTCTTTGCTTATTAATGTGAGATCTCTTATCCACCCTTTCTCGAAAAATAAATAATGTGAGATCTCTTAAACCTGTGCAAAGTTTAGACCCTTTTCTCCCTGGAACTTGTACATCTCAGTCTCCCTGCTGATTCGGCATATAAAACTGTAGTTTCTTACCTATGATTTGCTTCTCACGTACAAGTTTGCTAACGATTGGAGAGTGCCACTGCGAAGATGAAGCCCGAAAAGTTGTTGAGAATATGCTTAATCAAGTCCATGTTGTTGGAGAAGGGTATGTCACAGTGACCTCCTTTTATGCTTGACTCAGTTTTCTTTTGCAAGTCATTGGTATCTCTGTTTTAAATGGTTTTGTGCcattcctcaaaaaaaaaagatTTGTGCCGACTTGTGGCTAAATACTGCAAGAATTTTTTCCTGTTAAGTTATCAAATAGTTATGAGCCCTGATTTTGCAGAATATTTGAGATTAACATATATGGTGTTAACTCTGTCAGTGTCAGCACTATTTTTTCTCGACATTTCCTTTTTTTCAATTTGTACCGTTCCATCAAGTTGCTTTTGCTCTCAACTACTTTGCTGATCATGACTCGTCTTCGATTTCAGCATCATAGGGTCAGCTCTAGTAAGTGGGAAGTGCCAATGGATTTCCGATGATGATTCCTTTAGTTTGGTTCAGACATGCAACGCAGAAAACCTAGGCTTATTTCAGGTATAAATTTCTTGCTCTCTTTTCAGATTTCTTTCTTTAAATGATGTTCTTATAAATTTATTTACTAAACTATCACATGCATGAATCTTCAAAAAAGTGTTTAGACAACCAAAAGACTAGTTGGCCTCATAACACCTTGTCTATAAGTGCACTTGGATTATTTATTAGAAAAAACGCATGGACATATAATTCACGTTTttcctgtccatacttccttttagTTTATTGCAGAAAGTAAGAAGTTTCCTTATTTTAACAGAGGAAGGTACCTTCTTGTAGGGCTATACTTGGTGGCAACATCAGTTCATGAGTGGAATAAAGGTTATTCGCCTTTTCTTTCTTTCCAAAAAGCTTCTTATAAACATCCATTCTTAAGGCAGTTGGGGCAGAACTGTCTTAATGATTAGCAGAACTTGTGATCAGTCATTGAAAAGTGCACATCTTCTACAGACTATTGCAGTAGTACCTATCCCGGCGCTTGGTGTGGCGCAGTTTGGCTCGGTGCAAAAGGTTAGTGCATATGAATTTCTCAAATGCAACTCTTACAATTATTCGTTATAGAAACACAATCTTTTTCATGATATTAATCTTTGTGTTGCTTCCTGATATCATTGGTTCAGTCTAAAAGAATTGTTTGCAAGAGTTCGTTTGAAGCTGCTATCTTTGACTGATGCCAATTcttataaaagaaatatttccTGTTTAGACTGCTATATATTTATTGCTATGTCAGTTAGAGAAGAACAAGAGCTTGCCTTATGCTGTTAGCTATATGTTCTCTGAACTTCCTCCTTAGCATAAATGCATTATATCATTAGGCATCAGGACATAACAATTGTATACTTTCTGATGAAAATTTAATCTTTCACATTCACCAGGTATCTGAGAACTTAGAGTTTCTGGAACATGTTAAAGGCACACTTTGTCGAAGGGAAAGCATCTTATGGGATCCTTCAACCAAACATATTCATGGAGATGCTCTCCCTCATAATACCCAATTTCAACTCAATTCTCTGAGCACAAAGCGTCGTATGCGTATCAAAGATGACCCAGAAAACATGAAACTTCTTGAGAACATAGTAGGCATAGAATCTCTAGGGAGTTTAGTAAGTACTTCGAGCAGTTACTCTCCGAGCTCTTCAAATGGTTTCACTTCCTACGGAACTTGCAACGGTCGAAATCCTCCTCATATAGTGGCCATGCCAGTGAACTCCAAGTCAATAAATGCAGTCAGGTTATTTCATAATGGCGGCAATTTGATGCAGCACAATAGTGGTTCAGAAAATCCATTATTACAGCTTCGATCTGCTAAACAGCCTGATTCTAGTTTAGCAAGTGCAACCACATCCTATTCCAGTTTAAACAATCTTCCTAGAATAGAGTATGAGCAGTCATGCACACCCAACAATCTAGGATACCACCTTCAAAGTGAAGATTCATCTAGTTACCGTAACTCATTCTCAGCTTGTTTTTCTGTGGGTGATGAGCTCAAACCCATGTTATTTGACAACAACAATTCTCCTGTTCAAAGTAACCCAATGCATGAGGTCGATACTACCGGATTTACTTCACAGGCTAATTGTGCAGTCTATGAGTTGCCAAATGAAATATTGGTAGAACCGATTGTGGGGACGGTAAGCACTCGCGGAAAAGGAAGCAATGGAAATACCAGTTTGCTAGAAAGCACGGTATTCGATCCCCTCATACATGATTGGTGGGATAACAGTGTCCTACTAGCAGAAAACATTCCAGATTTCGGTGCCACTACCACATCCTCTGCGACAGAACAGGCAAATAGTGATCCACTGTCAGTTGAAGGGAGGGGCTTGTTTTCAGAATCTGTCCTTGAAGAACTGTTTGGTGCTAGTGGTAATGTGAATACAGATACAGCATGTGGCTCTGTTGTCTCTAGCACTGGTCCATTAGCTGGTTGTTTCTCAGGTTGTGAATTACCAGGGTACACCATCCACCAAGACTCTTCTTACTCGGCGTGCAAGGAACAAGTACCACCATTGAACTTCCCTTCCAACAGCTATACATCTGAAAATGTACCAAGTGGAGAATCAAAGGCAATACCAGTGTCCCTGGCCAATTTATCTATGGATGACAGTTGCAGCCTGCACACTGCAAATTCCAAGGTCGGCCAGGTAACAAATCCCGAGGGAGTAAAGGTTATAAAGAAAAGAGCTAGACCAGGTGAGAGCACGCGGCCAAGACCGAAGGACCGGCAGCAGATACAAGATCGCGTCAAGGAATTGCGTGAGATAGTCCCAAACAGTGCAAAGGTATACTTATTGATCACACTATGTTTCTTTCTGCTTAAACTTATAGCTGGAAAATTACTGAGCTGTATATTGTGCACAACAGTGTAGCATTGATGCTTTGTTGGACCGGACAATCAAGCATATGATCTTTCTGCAAGGTGTAACTAAGTATGCAGAGAAAATTAAGCAAGCCGATGAACCCAAGGTATGTCATGCTGATGAAAGCATATAAACCATGTAGAACTTCAACATTTCTTCTTAGATTTTCCCTGTACTGACCTTGTATTCATGTGATTATGAAGATGATAAGCAAAGATAGTGGTGCCGTCTTGAAGGATAACTCAAGTGGTGTTGTCTTGAAAGATAACTCTAGTGCTGCAAGTAATGGTGGCGCCACGTGGGCCTATGAAGTTGCAGGACAGACCATGGTGTGCCCAATAATTGTCGAGGATCTTTCACCGCCCGGTCAGATGCTTGTGGAGGTATGGTTCAGAAGCGATCTGCTATTTTCCCTTGGCCCCAGTGCAGAAATTTGAGACATTCTCTTTGCTTTTTAACAGATGCTATGTGAGGAACGTGGCTTTTTCCTAGAGATAGCAGACACCATACGCGGGTTTGGACTGACAATCTTGAAGGGGCTGATGGAGCTCCGTGAAGGCAAGATAATGGCACGATTCCTCGTCGAGGTAGAGAAGAAATATTTGTTCGGCATTCTTAATTTTTGGGGGCTTCGTTATTTTATCATTTTAACATTATGGTGGCTTTGCAGGCAAACAAGAACGTGACTAGGATGGACATATTTTTGTCACTTGTTCAGCTGCTACAACAAAATAGCCACAGCAGATCTTCTGACCAGCTAGCTAAGGTCATTAGCAGTGGGGTTCGATCTTTCGCGGAGCATCAGCAATCTCCAATGTTGATTCCAGTTGGACTTGCTGAGAGATGACAGTGAACACAAATATTTGGAGAAGATCATACTGGGGAGTACCAACTGCAGACATTCAGAGTGTTGACCGGCGCTTGATGTTGATTGCCAGGCGTTAATAGGACTACTAGTGTAAGATGTAGCGGATGTGCATTGTGTCATGAAGAAAAGTTTCAGTTACTAGTGCTTATACAAGTCCTTTCTCTTTTTGAATTGTTTGTACAAGTTCTTATGTAACCAGTTTAGGAACGTCACTGTTTCTTGTTTGTAATTGAAACGTTTGTGTGAATGTACGTTATCTGTTGTGTGTTTAGTGATGCCCGAATTTTCGACCGAAGAAAATGATATGTCAAGAATTGAGTTATCGTCTGCTTGTTTTCTACGTCAGGTATCACAAAGTGTACCACTCACTCTGTTTCAAATTATTTGATGTTTTAGTATGGAACTGAACGGGTACATCCTTCAAATAATTTGGAACTGAATGAGTGCATCTTTCAAATAAAATACTAGTTTTAAGCCATTTTAGGTTTTTCTTTCAAGCTTTTAGGCTGGGCTTAGCCGAGAAACCAAGTGTGGCTCGGATGCCAGGCTTTTGTGTCTAAGCCGTTGAGCCGGGCGGTCCATGCTTAGGTAGGACATAGCGTGTTTTAAAAAGACATCGAGCACCCATTTGATTTAGTGGAAATCATAATCTTTTTTATCTAAAATCGTAATCTTTTCGGTAGCCTAAGACCAGTAAACAACAGTAGGTAAGACGAGGTAAACCCTATTTGACGTGTGTCAAATAGCGAGCAAATCACATAGGGATACACCGATGGGCTGGGGACAATTAATGTTTCGCTAATTTTTTATGGTCAAATTATTTTTTTGACttttggttttctttgtttttcacTTCAACATATTTCCTTTGTGGCTTTCCCGGGG containing:
- the LOC125514082 gene encoding uncharacterized protein LOC125514082 isoform X1, with product MAEALGALCRGGGWSYAAIWRSDRRDPRLLTIGECHCEDEARKVVENMLNQVHVVGEGIIGSALVSGKCQWISDDDSFSLVQTCNAENLGLFQGYTWWQHQFMSGIKTIAVVPIPALGVAQFGSVQKVSENLEFLEHVKGTLCRRESILWDPSTKHIHGDALPHNTQFQLNSLSTKRRMRIKDDPENMKLLENIVGIESLGSLVSTSSSYSPSSSNGFTSYGTCNGRNPPHIVAMPVNSKSINAVRLFHNGGNLMQHNSGSENPLLQLRSAKQPDSSLASATTSYSSLNNLPRIEYEQSCTPNNLGYHLQSEDSSSYRNSFSACFSVGDELKPMLFDNNNSPVQSNPMHEVDTTGFTSQANCAVYELPNEILVEPIVGTVSTRGKGSNGNTSLLESTVFDPLIHDWWDNSVLLAENIPDFGATTTSSATEQANSDPLSVEGRGLFSESVLEELFGASGNVNTDTACGSVVSSTGPLAGCFSGCELPGYTIHQDSSYSACKEQVPPLNFPSNSYTSENVPSGESKAIPVSLANLSMDDSCSLHTANSKVGQVTNPEGVKVIKKRARPGESTRPRPKDRQQIQDRVKELREIVPNSAKCSIDALLDRTIKHMIFLQGVTKYAEKIKQADEPKMISKDSGAVLKDNSSGVVLKDNSSAASNGGATWAYEVAGQTMVCPIIVEDLSPPGQMLVEMLCEERGFFLEIADTIRGFGLTILKGLMELREGKIMARFLVEANKNVTRMDIFLSLVQLLQQNSHSRSSDQLAKVISSGVRSFAEHQQSPMLIPVGLAER
- the LOC125514082 gene encoding uncharacterized protein LOC125514082 isoform X2, whose protein sequence is MAEALGALCRGGGWSYAAIWRSDRRDPRIIGSALVSGKCQWISDDDSFSLVQTCNAENLGLFQGYTWWQHQFMSGIKTIAVVPIPALGVAQFGSVQKVSENLEFLEHVKGTLCRRESILWDPSTKHIHGDALPHNTQFQLNSLSTKRRMRIKDDPENMKLLENIVGIESLGSLVSTSSSYSPSSSNGFTSYGTCNGRNPPHIVAMPVNSKSINAVRLFHNGGNLMQHNSGSENPLLQLRSAKQPDSSLASATTSYSSLNNLPRIEYEQSCTPNNLGYHLQSEDSSSYRNSFSACFSVGDELKPMLFDNNNSPVQSNPMHEVDTTGFTSQANCAVYELPNEILVEPIVGTVSTRGKGSNGNTSLLESTVFDPLIHDWWDNSVLLAENIPDFGATTTSSATEQANSDPLSVEGRGLFSESVLEELFGASGNVNTDTACGSVVSSTGPLAGCFSGCELPGYTIHQDSSYSACKEQVPPLNFPSNSYTSENVPSGESKAIPVSLANLSMDDSCSLHTANSKVGQVTNPEGVKVIKKRARPGESTRPRPKDRQQIQDRVKELREIVPNSAKCSIDALLDRTIKHMIFLQGVTKYAEKIKQADEPKMISKDSGAVLKDNSSGVVLKDNSSAASNGGATWAYEVAGQTMVCPIIVEDLSPPGQMLVEMLCEERGFFLEIADTIRGFGLTILKGLMELREGKIMARFLVEANKNVTRMDIFLSLVQLLQQNSHSRSSDQLAKVISSGVRSFAEHQQSPMLIPVGLAER
- the LOC125514082 gene encoding uncharacterized protein LOC125514082 isoform X3, whose amino-acid sequence is MSGIKTIAVVPIPALGVAQFGSVQKVSENLEFLEHVKGTLCRRESILWDPSTKHIHGDALPHNTQFQLNSLSTKRRMRIKDDPENMKLLENIVGIESLGSLVSTSSSYSPSSSNGFTSYGTCNGRNPPHIVAMPVNSKSINAVRLFHNGGNLMQHNSGSENPLLQLRSAKQPDSSLASATTSYSSLNNLPRIEYEQSCTPNNLGYHLQSEDSSSYRNSFSACFSVGDELKPMLFDNNNSPVQSNPMHEVDTTGFTSQANCAVYELPNEILVEPIVGTVSTRGKGSNGNTSLLESTVFDPLIHDWWDNSVLLAENIPDFGATTTSSATEQANSDPLSVEGRGLFSESVLEELFGASGNVNTDTACGSVVSSTGPLAGCFSGCELPGYTIHQDSSYSACKEQVPPLNFPSNSYTSENVPSGESKAIPVSLANLSMDDSCSLHTANSKVGQVTNPEGVKVIKKRARPGESTRPRPKDRQQIQDRVKELREIVPNSAKCSIDALLDRTIKHMIFLQGVTKYAEKIKQADEPKMISKDSGAVLKDNSSGVVLKDNSSAASNGGATWAYEVAGQTMVCPIIVEDLSPPGQMLVEMLCEERGFFLEIADTIRGFGLTILKGLMELREGKIMARFLVEANKNVTRMDIFLSLVQLLQQNSHSRSSDQLAKVISSGVRSFAEHQQSPMLIPVGLAER